The Deltaproteobacteria bacterium genome window below encodes:
- a CDS encoding uracil-DNA glycosylase family protein produces MKNKYSFGYPKQCTDCCKDIGGLDNTVEPFYLENTGGKKIMLIGQDPTVSNPKTSVKVALMLDVDGTQKNDKGKNIKKGALRKWVEEELKIRFETNTIYATNVVKCRFEDFKHRDKHLKNSFMKNCEKYLKNELLNYEPDVVITFGEPAHQLFISILENTDVPKKMGGALFGGKFFRARYKKLNFDYSPCLHISTFRTANKYGWPISRFKSNLAKMLGVADTSKKDLQKELCDNCVGKILKSDTFEIVRKL; encoded by the coding sequence ATGAAAAATAAATATTCTTTTGGCTATCCCAAGCAATGTACTGATTGTTGTAAAGATATTGGCGGACTTGATAATACGGTAGAACCTTTTTACTTGGAGAATACTGGTGGTAAAAAAATTATGTTAATAGGACAAGACCCCACCGTAAGTAATCCAAAAACAAGCGTAAAAGTAGCCTTGATGCTCGACGTAGATGGAACGCAAAAGAACGATAAAGGAAAAAATATAAAGAAAGGTGCTTTAAGAAAATGGGTTGAAGAAGAATTGAAGATACGTTTCGAGACCAATACTATATATGCAACCAATGTCGTTAAATGTCGTTTTGAAGATTTTAAGCACCGAGATAAGCATTTAAAAAATTCTTTTATGAAAAATTGCGAGAAATATCTCAAAAACGAGCTTTTAAATTATGAACCCGATGTTGTAATAACTTTCGGTGAGCCTGCGCACCAACTATTTATATCTATACTTGAAAATACAGATGTACCTAAAAAAATGGGTGGGGCTTTGTTTGGTGGGAAATTCTTTCGTGCAAGGTATAAAAAATTAAACTTTGATTATTCTCCATGTTTGCATATAAGCACATTTAGAACAGCTAATAAGTATGGGTGGCCAATTTCAAGGTTTAAAAGCAACTTAGCTAAAATGTTGGGTGTTGCAGATACTTCCAAAAAAGATTTACAAAAAGAGTTATGTGATAATTGCGTAGGGAAGATATTAAAAAGCGATACGTTTGAGATTGTTCGCAAACTGTAA
- the dps gene encoding DNA protection during starvation protein — translation MAKVALEMVEKTGINVKELVDLLVKNAAAELTTFYYYTILRVNLIGTEGEGLKEIAEVARIEDRNHFEALVPRIYELGGALPPSMNDFHNISACPPAMLPKNPADIKAMLTVLVNAERCAVKGYTHICNLTAGKDHRTYDLSLSILHEEIEHESWFSEFLGEGPSGHFMRRGETSPFVGKFLR, via the coding sequence ATGGCAAAGGTCGCACTGGAAATGGTGGAAAAAACAGGGATTAACGTCAAGGAACTCGTGGATTTGCTCGTAAAGAACGCGGCAGCGGAACTTACAACCTTCTACTATTACACCATACTCAGAGTAAACCTCATCGGCACCGAGGGCGAAGGACTAAAGGAAATTGCCGAAGTGGCAAGAATAGAGGACAGAAATCACTTTGAGGCGCTAGTGCCTCGCATATACGAACTTGGCGGCGCGCTGCCACCATCCATGAACGACTTCCACAACATATCGGCCTGCCCGCCGGCAATGCTGCCTAAAAACCCTGCCGATATAAAGGCCATGCTTACTGTTCTGGTGAACGCCGAGCGCTGCGCAGTGAAGGGATACACACACATCTGCAACCTGACCGCAGGCAAGGACCACCGCACTTACGACCTTTCTCTTTCCATACTGCACGAGGAGATAGAGCATGAATCGTGGTTTTCCGAGTTTCTTGGAGAAGGCCCGTCCGGCCACTTCATGCGCAGGGGCGAAACATCGCCTTTTGTTGGAAAGTTCCTTAGATAA
- a CDS encoding sodium:calcium antiporter, with amino-acid sequence MPWLLILEFLGCSALIVFAGIKLSRYGDVIAEKLGLGRAWVGLVLMASITSLPELINGISSVTIADVPDIAVGDIMGSSIFNIAIIAAMDFFHRPGPVFASAYPGHVLSAGFGIVLIGIACISVLVSDQIPAIGTIGLYTPVILAVYFIGIRSIYYFEKRRIAEIAGEITKATIYDDVPLNKAVKLYALNAGIIILSATALPFIGEALADATGLGKSFVGTFFIGITTSLPEVVVSLACIRIGATDMAIANLFGSNMFNICILAVDDILYTKGPLLSAVSKNHAVSGFTAMVITGMAVVALTYRIKSKTFLRLGWDAIAILATFFASIALLYALRGSG; translated from the coding sequence ATGCCCTGGCTTTTAATCCTCGAGTTTCTCGGCTGCTCAGCGCTTATTGTATTTGCCGGCATAAAGCTCTCTCGCTACGGTGACGTGATAGCCGAAAAGCTCGGCCTCGGTAGAGCCTGGGTCGGGCTCGTCCTCATGGCCAGCATCACGTCCCTGCCAGAGCTCATAAACGGCATAAGCTCTGTCACCATAGCCGACGTCCCTGACATAGCGGTTGGCGACATCATGGGCAGCTCCATCTTCAACATCGCGATAATAGCGGCAATGGACTTCTTCCATCGCCCCGGGCCGGTCTTTGCCTCGGCCTATCCCGGCCACGTGCTCTCGGCCGGATTCGGCATCGTGCTCATAGGAATAGCCTGCATCTCGGTGCTTGTCAGCGACCAGATACCGGCCATCGGTACAATCGGCCTTTACACGCCCGTAATACTGGCCGTTTACTTCATCGGCATCAGAAGCATCTATTACTTCGAAAAACGGCGCATTGCCGAAATAGCCGGAGAAATAACCAAGGCAACCATATACGACGACGTTCCGCTCAACAAGGCCGTCAAGCTATACGCCCTAAACGCCGGGATAATAATACTTAGCGCAACGGCGCTGCCATTCATCGGCGAAGCCCTTGCCGACGCAACCGGGCTCGGAAAAAGCTTCGTCGGAACGTTCTTTATCGGCATCACGACGTCTCTTCCGGAGGTGGTTGTATCTCTTGCCTGCATCAGAATAGGCGCAACCGACATGGCGATTGCGAATCTCTTTGGCTCCAACATGTTCAACATCTGCATACTTGCCGTAGACGACATCCTGTACACAAAGGGCCCGCTCTTGTCGGCCGTATCCAAGAACCACGCGGTAAGCGGCTTTACCGCCATGGTCATAACTGGCATGGCAGTTGTAGCGCTCACCTACAGGATAAAGAGCAAAACGTTTTTGCGGCTCGGATGGGACGCAATCGCAATACTCGCGACATTTTTCGCAAGCATCGCGCTGCTCTACGCCCTAAGAGGAAGCGGATAG
- a CDS encoding response regulator: protein MITRHPKNILIADDSAFFREKMSDMLLDAGHTVELAEDGDSVVERLENGQTGIDALLLDLRMPQMNGFKVLEWLRENDLAKLPTVCVSGIDDSRETARIIMALWGKRLIPKSAPDAQLISVLNNTIFGFPEKERAFAELPTQCMLGINQLRASILNISEEGAFLRGMPERLKDGTSLRLKFMLIGKKPVTIFPSAEVQWSTDTMSPKNRFSGHGIKFKYLTPGERNLIKDFTRNSSSTAA from the coding sequence ATGATTACCAGACATCCCAAAAATATACTTATCGCCGACGACAGCGCGTTTTTCCGCGAAAAAATGTCAGACATGCTTCTTGACGCAGGGCATACCGTGGAACTTGCTGAAGACGGCGACTCGGTGGTCGAAAGGCTCGAAAACGGGCAAACGGGCATCGATGCGCTGCTCCTTGATTTGAGGATGCCGCAAATGAACGGCTTTAAGGTGCTCGAGTGGCTAAGGGAGAACGACCTTGCCAAGCTGCCCACCGTCTGCGTAAGCGGCATAGACGATTCAAGGGAAACGGCCAGGATAATAATGGCACTCTGGGGCAAACGGCTTATACCCAAGTCCGCGCCTGACGCGCAGCTTATCTCGGTACTAAACAACACCATCTTCGGCTTTCCTGAAAAAGAAAGGGCCTTTGCCGAACTGCCGACACAGTGCATGCTCGGCATCAATCAGTTACGCGCAAGCATCCTTAACATCTCCGAGGAAGGCGCATTTCTGCGCGGCATGCCGGAGCGCCTTAAAGACGGCACCTCATTAAGGTTAAAATTCATGCTCATCGGAAAAAAACCCGTTACCATATTCCCATCCGCAGAGGTGCAGTGGTCAACGGACACCATGTCGCCAAAAAACAGATTCTCCGGACACGGCATAAAATTCAAATACCTCACCCCGGGCGAAAGAAACCTGATAAAAGATTTCACCAGAAACAGTTCTTCCACAGCGGCTTAA
- a CDS encoding cation:proton antiporter produces the protein MAVSVPIVFILTRAGLPSIVGFFVTGIIIGPHGFALVKEAGSVEMLAEIGIVLLLFTIGIEFSIKKILDIKREAFIGGGLQVLITIAFVMVSTLIYGLDFNVALILGFIASLSSSAIVLKLLVDRGEVRSSAGNLSVGILIFQDLAVVLMVLVVQGFGKGVGSSETGLLMAKELGKALGAIVFIVVMASYLAPRLFREVVKLKNREVFMLTIVLVCLGTAWAASLFGLSLALGAFVAGLVIAESEYSHQIVAEVLPFRDTFSSLFFISIGMLIEFEYLKDNIISVLAVCAALIAVKTVVIAAVGQILRYPLRLALMVGFNLAQIGEFSFILVNMAEEEHALLGHNLYQLVLSVSVLSMAITPFLFQASPRLAAAIGRILGAHFVAAKKQHTTSLSKHVIIVGYGLNGENLARVLKKTYIDFLVVDINHERVKKARKQGYKAYYGESGHHEILKMLGIDKAKMMVVGITDPVSTRRAVQVARDLNPTVTIIVRTRYTSEVEDLYSIGATQVIPEEFETSVEIFSRVLKEYNIPGNIIQNQIDIVRQEGYAMFRNPSISSERLVSLARILDTSAMESFFVAEDCPSLGKTLQELDIRKRTGGASIMAIIREGKAHTNPRGDFKISVGDILVLIGGHADLHSAVKILNAKEE, from the coding sequence ATGGCCGTTTCGGTCCCGATTGTTTTTATCCTTACGCGGGCCGGGCTGCCAAGTATTGTCGGGTTTTTCGTTACCGGCATAATCATCGGTCCGCACGGCTTCGCGCTCGTCAAGGAAGCGGGATCCGTTGAAATGCTTGCGGAAATCGGCATAGTCCTTCTCCTCTTTACAATCGGCATCGAGTTCTCGATAAAAAAGATTCTCGACATAAAGCGCGAAGCCTTTATCGGCGGCGGCCTTCAGGTGCTAATCACCATCGCCTTCGTAATGGTCTCTACCCTCATATACGGCCTTGATTTCAACGTAGCCCTTATTCTCGGTTTTATCGCTTCTCTTTCTTCTTCGGCAATAGTGCTAAAGCTTCTCGTGGACAGGGGCGAAGTAAGAAGCTCCGCAGGGAATCTCTCTGTCGGCATACTTATATTCCAGGACCTTGCTGTTGTGCTCATGGTGCTTGTCGTGCAGGGGTTTGGCAAAGGGGTTGGTTCTTCCGAAACCGGGCTTCTTATGGCCAAGGAGCTTGGCAAGGCCCTTGGCGCGATAGTGTTCATAGTCGTCATGGCGTCGTACCTTGCGCCAAGGCTCTTTAGAGAAGTCGTGAAGCTAAAAAACAGAGAGGTCTTCATGCTCACTATCGTGCTCGTGTGCCTTGGCACGGCGTGGGCGGCTTCTCTGTTCGGACTATCGCTGGCACTCGGCGCTTTTGTTGCAGGGCTTGTCATTGCCGAGAGCGAGTACTCTCACCAAATTGTCGCCGAGGTGCTGCCGTTTAGGGATACCTTCAGTTCGCTTTTCTTCATCTCGATAGGGATGCTAATTGAGTTCGAGTACCTGAAGGACAATATTATCAGCGTTCTTGCTGTGTGCGCGGCGCTTATAGCGGTAAAGACCGTTGTTATTGCCGCGGTTGGGCAGATCCTTCGTTATCCACTGAGACTTGCCCTGATGGTCGGGTTCAATCTCGCGCAGATAGGGGAGTTTTCTTTTATATTGGTCAACATGGCCGAGGAGGAGCACGCGCTTCTCGGGCACAACCTCTACCAGCTCGTTCTTTCGGTCTCGGTGCTTTCCATGGCCATTACGCCTTTCCTGTTTCAGGCATCTCCGAGGCTCGCTGCTGCTATCGGCAGGATTCTTGGAGCGCACTTCGTGGCAGCAAAAAAGCAGCATACGACCTCGTTATCAAAGCACGTTATCATAGTCGGGTACGGGCTAAACGGCGAGAATCTCGCGCGTGTGCTGAAGAAGACGTACATAGATTTTCTCGTCGTTGATATAAACCACGAAAGGGTTAAGAAGGCGAGGAAACAGGGGTACAAGGCCTATTACGGAGAATCGGGGCACCACGAGATATTAAAGATGCTCGGCATCGATAAGGCCAAGATGATGGTCGTAGGCATCACGGACCCGGTGAGCACGAGGCGCGCGGTACAGGTGGCGAGGGACTTAAACCCAACGGTTACCATAATTGTCAGGACGCGGTACACAAGCGAGGTAGAGGATCTTTACTCAATTGGCGCAACCCAGGTCATACCCGAGGAGTTCGAGACATCGGTCGAGATATTCTCGCGCGTGCTGAAGGAATACAATATCCCCGGCAACATCATACAGAACCAGATAGATATCGTTAGGCAGGAAGGGTATGCGATGTTTAGAAACCCGTCGATTTCTTCGGAGCGGCTAGTTAGCCTTGCGCGCATACTCGATACGAGCGCGATGGAGAGTTTCTTTGTTGCCGAGGATTGCCCGTCTTTAGGTAAGACGCTACAGGAGCTTGACATCCGTAAGCGCACCGGAGGGGCATCGATAATGGCCATTATACGCGAGGGCAAGGCGCATACTAACCCGAGAGGGGATTTTAAGATAAGCGTTGGCGATATCCTCGTGCTCATAGGCGGGCACGCCGACCTTCACAGCGCTGTAAAAATCCTCAATGCCAAGGAAGAATGA
- a CDS encoding NAD-binding protein, translating to MKVIIAGGGDVGRLTAENFINLGHEVTLIERDKEVCTKLAESFDAMILCGDATRPDMLEKAGVEGADIVIALTEKDQDNIIISLIAKQYGAKRCIVMLDDREFNAVCIKLGMEEIINPKAAAAAHIADMAKRRHAIEVSTLVGGALRAFTVDIKDEQAGKKIEEMGLPSASLAVVVERGEEFFLASPGFELIERDRLTVLCEEKVLDTIKKKFS from the coding sequence ATGAAGGTAATCATAGCCGGCGGCGGCGATGTCGGCCGTCTTACGGCCGAGAACTTCATAAACCTCGGCCATGAGGTTACGCTCATAGAGAGAGATAAGGAAGTATGCACAAAGCTTGCCGAGTCTTTTGACGCCATGATACTTTGCGGCGATGCCACGCGCCCGGATATGCTCGAGAAGGCCGGCGTCGAAGGAGCGGATATAGTCATAGCGCTTACGGAAAAGGACCAGGACAACATCATAATATCGCTTATCGCAAAGCAGTACGGCGCAAAACGCTGCATCGTAATGCTCGACGACAGGGAGTTCAATGCCGTGTGCATAAAGCTCGGCATGGAGGAGATAATAAACCCCAAGGCCGCGGCGGCCGCGCACATAGCCGATATGGCCAAGAGGCGTCATGCCATAGAGGTGTCGACACTTGTAGGAGGAGCACTCAGGGCTTTTACCGTGGATATAAAGGACGAGCAGGCCGGGAAAAAGATAGAAGAGATGGGGCTTCCGTCGGCGTCGCTTGCCGTGGTGGTCGAGAGGGGCGAGGAGTTCTTCCTTGCTTCTCCGGGTTTCGAGTTGATAGAGCGCGACCGCCTTACTGTGCTTTGCGAGGAAAAAGTGCTCGATACGATAAAAAAGAAGTTCTCTTAG
- the folD gene encoding bifunctional methylenetetrahydrofolate dehydrogenase/methenyltetrahydrofolate cyclohydrolase FolD has translation MGNIIDGKAVAESIREALKNEVAAMKAAHNVTPGLAVVLVGEDPASKVYVKNKGIACEKAGIRSVQHTLSADTSEESLLKLIKELNADKEVHGILVQLPLPKHINSDKILETIAPEKDSDGFHPYNVGRLMTGRPTFEPCTPLGVMKLIEASGIELSGKDAVIIGRSNIVGKPMAMMLLQKNATVSICHSKTKDLEKKVLAADVVVAAIGKAEFVKGSWIKEGAVVIDVGINRTAEGKLVGDVEYEAAKKRASFITPVPGGVGPMTIAMLLRNTVDAAARTIKKG, from the coding sequence ATCGGGAACATTATAGACGGCAAGGCGGTTGCGGAGAGTATCCGCGAAGCGCTAAAGAACGAAGTCGCGGCAATGAAGGCCGCGCATAACGTAACACCCGGGCTCGCGGTCGTGCTCGTTGGCGAAGACCCGGCCTCAAAGGTATACGTAAAAAACAAGGGTATTGCCTGCGAAAAAGCGGGAATCCGCTCTGTGCAACATACGCTCTCAGCTGACACGAGCGAAGAAAGCCTTCTTAAGCTCATAAAGGAACTAAACGCTGACAAAGAAGTCCACGGCATTCTCGTGCAGCTTCCGCTCCCAAAGCACATAAACTCAGATAAAATCCTCGAAACAATCGCGCCTGAGAAAGACTCAGACGGGTTCCACCCGTATAATGTAGGCCGACTGATGACCGGGAGGCCCACTTTCGAGCCATGTACTCCGCTTGGCGTAATGAAGTTAATCGAGGCCTCGGGCATAGAGCTTTCGGGTAAGGACGCTGTCATAATTGGCCGTTCCAATATAGTCGGAAAACCAATGGCAATGATGCTTCTCCAGAAGAACGCCACTGTGAGCATCTGCCACTCGAAGACAAAGGATTTGGAAAAGAAAGTTCTCGCGGCGGACGTAGTGGTTGCCGCAATAGGAAAGGCCGAGTTCGTAAAGGGCTCGTGGATAAAGGAAGGCGCAGTTGTCATAGACGTTGGCATCAACAGAACTGCCGAAGGCAAGCTCGTTGGCGATGTTGAGTACGAGGCAGCGAAAAAACGCGCCTCCTTCATAACGCCTGTTCCCGGAGGCGTGGGGCCGATGACCATCGCAATGCTTCTTAGGAATACAGTGGACGCGGCAGCACGCACAATCAAAAAAGGATAA
- a CDS encoding methylenetetrahydrofolate reductase C-terminal domain-containing protein encodes MIITTKKDPNDILESLKTTGGKSVYLFGCDTCAEQCKTGGAPEIKEMTGLLEKNGYKVTGSSLVDETCYNQLVRREFRQQDALNTSDTILVLSCGAGVKTVADNAKETQAVLPALDSTFLASVERVGRFFEGCSLCGDCVLDATAGICPHTDCPKGLLNGPCGGVDKGKCEVNRGNDCAWIRIYARLKAQGRLELMTRYTPPKDHSVSVKPRTTLLR; translated from the coding sequence ATGATAATCACGACAAAAAAAGATCCAAATGACATCCTTGAGTCGCTAAAAACCACCGGTGGAAAATCCGTTTACCTCTTTGGCTGCGACACGTGCGCAGAGCAGTGCAAAACAGGCGGGGCCCCTGAGATAAAAGAGATGACCGGGCTTCTTGAGAAAAACGGTTATAAAGTAACAGGCTCCTCCCTTGTCGACGAAACCTGTTATAACCAGCTCGTAAGACGCGAGTTCAGGCAGCAGGATGCCCTTAACACCTCGGATACAATACTTGTCCTAAGCTGCGGCGCAGGGGTAAAGACAGTTGCTGATAACGCAAAGGAAACTCAGGCAGTGCTTCCTGCGCTCGATTCGACTTTCCTTGCAAGTGTCGAGAGAGTTGGAAGGTTTTTCGAAGGCTGTTCATTATGTGGCGACTGTGTGCTTGACGCAACGGCCGGCATCTGCCCGCACACAGATTGCCCAAAGGGGCTTTTAAACGGCCCGTGCGGCGGCGTTGACAAAGGTAAATGCGAGGTAAACCGGGGTAACGACTGCGCGTGGATACGTATTTACGCGCGCCTCAAAGCACAGGGGCGTTTGGAGCTCATGACGCGCTATACGCCTCCGAAAGACCACTCGGTAAGCGTAAAACCGAGAACAACGCTTCTTAGATAA